In the Ilumatobacteraceae bacterium genome, one interval contains:
- a CDS encoding ion channel, translating to MRLPPGSPRADDTAASYLTPALQRWKRLADPVLLVLALGSIPVLLLEVEKADLPSGDQMFIDIVNIIVLVAFAVDYVIGLFLTDDRWGYVRGEWLNLLIVFGSAAAVAPDLAAFGTTRALRGLRPLRAIIALVRVIVIGGIAAREGRRIVRHNAVRFAVGVSLMTWFTSAAAFTIAEDVGVGRSVAGFGDALWWSAATITTVGYGDIAPVTMAGRGVALVTMVVGISTFAIITARVASFLVADD from the coding sequence ATGCGCTTGCCGCCGGGTTCCCCACGAGCTGACGACACCGCTGCGTCGTACCTGACGCCGGCCCTCCAGCGATGGAAGCGGCTGGCCGACCCCGTCCTGCTGGTGCTGGCACTCGGGTCGATCCCCGTGCTCCTGCTCGAGGTCGAGAAGGCCGATCTGCCCAGCGGCGATCAGATGTTCATCGACATCGTCAACATCATCGTGCTGGTCGCCTTCGCCGTCGACTACGTGATCGGGCTGTTCCTCACCGACGACCGATGGGGATACGTGCGCGGCGAGTGGCTGAATCTGCTGATCGTGTTCGGATCGGCGGCGGCGGTGGCTCCCGACCTCGCCGCGTTCGGGACGACGCGGGCTCTGCGCGGTCTGCGGCCGTTGCGGGCGATCATCGCGCTCGTGCGCGTGATCGTGATCGGTGGGATCGCGGCGCGGGAGGGGAGACGGATCGTGCGACACAATGCCGTGCGGTTCGCCGTCGGAGTGTCGCTGATGACGTGGTTCACCTCGGCGGCGGCGTTCACGATCGCCGAGGACGTCGGTGTCGGACGGTCGGTGGCCGGCTTCGGTGATGCGCTCTGGTGGTCGGCGGCAACGATCACGACCGTCGGCTACGGCGACATCGCCCCGGTGACGATGGCCGGTCGGGGAGTGGCGCTCGTGACCATGGTGGTCGGGATCTCGACGTTCGCGATCATCACCGCTCGGGTGGCGAGCTTCCTGGTCGCCGACGACTGA
- a CDS encoding serine hydrolase domain-containing protein, translating into MLRRWDVGRTAALVVVGASLAASCGQAEFTTPPSPEFFEGRRAEPTVVAPDDIDGTPDGAGSDPDADVLLSAIEPDADGVALERMTLVDDAGVAAPNVSGWAHFDEVLADRLIPADVSASVAVMIDGQLVHAAAFGERVAGAGEPVDTSDRFRVASISKSITAITTLRLVEAGALTLDEPVGDLLVGHLGLTTVDPDVASITVRELLSHTAGFPQHEGTFFSNGAASCTEAASIGLSRSVSSGSGFRYSNMSYCVLGLLIEAVTGKTYERVVTEQLLTPLGLSGMRLTATYELGPDEVSHHPSPNRNFMEALGAAGAWNATPSDLVTIFNSVDPSTPGWKALSPDLLSVLRYRVPADTPPGGYGLGVINYDGDAWGHTGTLQNTHAMVLVQPGGLTWAITVSGEYPSNTGQLRSIMQHALAAGFPTS; encoded by the coding sequence ATGTTGCGACGTTGGGACGTGGGCCGTACGGCCGCGCTGGTCGTCGTCGGCGCGTCGCTGGCCGCATCGTGTGGTCAGGCCGAGTTCACGACGCCGCCGTCGCCCGAGTTCTTCGAGGGGCGCCGAGCGGAGCCGACCGTGGTCGCTCCCGACGACATCGACGGGACGCCCGACGGAGCCGGCTCCGACCCCGATGCCGACGTCCTGCTGTCGGCGATCGAACCCGACGCCGACGGCGTGGCGCTCGAGCGGATGACCCTCGTCGACGACGCCGGCGTGGCGGCGCCCAACGTCAGCGGATGGGCGCACTTCGACGAGGTGCTCGCCGACCGCCTGATCCCGGCCGACGTATCGGCCTCCGTTGCCGTGATGATCGACGGTCAACTCGTCCATGCGGCCGCCTTCGGTGAACGCGTCGCCGGCGCCGGCGAGCCGGTCGACACGAGCGACCGCTTCCGGGTGGCGAGCATCTCCAAGTCGATCACGGCGATCACGACGCTGCGCCTCGTCGAAGCCGGTGCGCTCACGCTGGACGAGCCCGTCGGCGATCTGCTCGTCGGGCACCTCGGATTGACGACCGTCGACCCTGATGTCGCCTCGATCACCGTACGCGAGTTGCTCAGCCACACGGCGGGGTTCCCGCAGCACGAGGGCACCTTCTTCTCCAACGGGGCGGCGTCGTGCACCGAGGCCGCGAGCATCGGCCTGTCGCGCTCGGTGTCGAGCGGCTCCGGCTTCCGGTACTCCAACATGAGCTACTGCGTGCTCGGTCTGCTGATCGAGGCCGTGACGGGCAAGACCTACGAGCGGGTCGTCACCGAGCAGCTCCTGACCCCGCTGGGTCTGAGCGGCATGCGGTTGACCGCCACGTACGAACTCGGCCCCGACGAGGTGTCGCACCACCCGTCGCCCAACCGCAACTTCATGGAGGCGCTCGGTGCCGCCGGTGCGTGGAACGCCACGCCGAGCGACCTGGTGACGATCTTCAACTCGGTCGACCCGAGCACGCCGGGCTGGAAGGCGCTGTCGCCCGACCTGCTGTCGGTCCTGCGGTACCGCGTCCCCGCCGACACGCCGCCGGGTGGCTACGGCCTCGGCGTCATCAACTACGACGGTGACGCCTGGGGCCACACCGGCACCCTGCAGAACACGCACGCGATGGTGCTGGTGCAGCCCGGTGGCCTGACGTGGGCGATCACCGTGTCGGGGGAGTATCCCAGCAACACCGGCCAGCTGCGAAGCATCATGCAGCATGCGCTTGCCGCCGGGTTCCCCACGAGCTGA
- the ligD gene encoding non-homologous end-joining DNA ligase produces the protein MTSSVEVEIDGRRLSLINLDKVLYPSGFTKAQVIDYMAKVATVAIPHLTGRALTFRRYPDGSDTNGFFEKRCPGHRPPWVDVALGPGDRQGGIEYCRIDETAALVWAANMAALELHAPMALADDLDVPRSLVFDFDPGAPAAIRECCEIAVAARAVLDSVGLAGWCKTSGSKGLQMYVPLNSPDATHDGAADFALAVGQVLERQLPGRVTTVMAKAERPGKIFVDWSQNAFHKTTIAPYSLRARPEPTVSTPVTWDEVAACAEGDLDLKFRANDVLERVERHGDLFAPVLTTVQTLPL, from the coding sequence GTGACCTCCTCGGTCGAGGTCGAGATCGACGGGCGCCGGCTTTCGCTGATCAACCTCGACAAGGTGCTCTATCCGAGCGGGTTCACCAAGGCGCAGGTCATCGACTACATGGCCAAGGTCGCCACGGTGGCGATCCCGCATCTCACCGGCCGGGCACTGACGTTCCGTCGCTACCCCGACGGGTCAGACACGAACGGCTTCTTCGAGAAGCGTTGCCCCGGCCATCGCCCCCCGTGGGTCGACGTCGCCCTCGGGCCCGGCGATCGGCAGGGGGGCATCGAGTACTGCCGGATCGACGAGACGGCGGCGCTCGTGTGGGCCGCCAACATGGCGGCGCTCGAACTGCACGCGCCGATGGCGCTCGCCGACGACCTCGATGTGCCGAGATCGCTGGTGTTCGACTTCGATCCCGGTGCGCCGGCGGCGATCCGTGAGTGCTGCGAGATCGCCGTCGCCGCCCGAGCGGTGCTCGACTCGGTCGGACTCGCCGGCTGGTGCAAGACCTCGGGTTCGAAGGGCTTGCAGATGTACGTCCCGCTGAACTCGCCCGATGCCACCCACGATGGCGCCGCCGATTTCGCGCTCGCCGTCGGGCAGGTGCTCGAGCGCCAACTGCCCGGGCGGGTCACGACCGTCATGGCCAAGGCGGAGCGGCCGGGCAAGATCTTCGTCGACTGGAGCCAGAACGCGTTCCACAAGACCACCATCGCACCGTATTCGCTGCGGGCGAGGCCGGAACCGACCGTGTCGACGCCCGTCACCTGGGACGAGGTGGCCGCTTGCGCCGAGGGTGACCTCGACCTCAAGTTCAGGGCGAATGATGTGCTCGAACGGGTCGAACGACACGGGGATCTGTTCGCCCCGGTCCTGACCACGGTACAGACCCTGCCGCTGTAG
- a CDS encoding Ku protein, whose protein sequence is MPRPVWTGTISFGLVAIPVKLFHAVRRQSVSFNQLDDRTMSRIKYRKVSALDGEEVPDDHIVKGYEVSKDRYIVVDPDELEPFIPAATKTVELEEFVDLEEIDPVFYDNAYYVAPGANPKPYVLLARAMEESNKVAIGRFVMRNKQYTAAIRAEEGRLIMSTLAYADEVLDPATIDELSELDDIEVSKKEIAMAESLVDSLTAAFEPAKYRDEYREQVLDLIEIKASGQAFELPETETEKPKVIDLMAALEASVAKAKEARGRHPSGAKQAAAAKPAAKKSTAKKSAAKKPAKKSTAEKSTAKKSTAKKSAAKKSA, encoded by the coding sequence ATGCCCCGCCCCGTCTGGACCGGCACGATCAGCTTCGGGCTCGTCGCGATCCCCGTCAAGTTGTTCCACGCCGTACGCCGTCAGAGTGTGTCGTTCAACCAGCTCGACGATCGCACGATGTCGCGCATCAAGTACCGCAAGGTGTCGGCGCTCGACGGTGAGGAAGTCCCCGACGATCACATCGTGAAGGGGTACGAGGTCTCCAAGGATCGCTACATCGTCGTCGACCCCGACGAGCTCGAACCCTTCATTCCGGCGGCGACCAAGACGGTCGAGCTCGAGGAGTTCGTCGACCTCGAGGAGATCGATCCGGTGTTCTACGACAACGCCTACTACGTGGCGCCCGGCGCCAACCCGAAGCCGTACGTGCTGCTCGCCCGTGCGATGGAGGAGAGCAACAAGGTGGCGATCGGTCGGTTCGTGATGCGCAACAAGCAGTACACGGCGGCGATCCGGGCCGAGGAGGGGCGGCTGATCATGTCGACGCTCGCCTACGCCGACGAGGTCCTCGACCCGGCGACGATCGACGAGCTGAGCGAACTCGACGACATCGAGGTGTCGAAGAAGGAGATCGCGATGGCTGAGTCGTTGGTCGATTCGCTGACGGCCGCGTTCGAGCCGGCGAAGTATCGCGACGAGTACCGCGAGCAGGTCCTCGACCTGATCGAGATCAAGGCGTCGGGTCAGGCGTTCGAGTTGCCGGAAACCGAGACCGAGAAGCCCAAGGTCATCGATCTGATGGCGGCGCTCGAGGCGAGTGTCGCGAAGGCCAAGGAGGCTCGCGGCAGGCACCCGTCCGGTGCCAAGCAGGCGGCGGCCGCCAAGCCCGCCGCGAAGAAGAGCACGGCCAAGAAATCCGCCGCCAAGAAGCCGGCGAAGAAGTCCACGGCCGAGAAATCGACGGCGAAGAAGAGCACGGCGAAGAAGTCGGCAGCCAAGAAGAGCGCGTGA
- a CDS encoding Xaa-Pro peptidase family protein, whose protein sequence is MTQIYLDRLARVRAAMAEQGVDTLLLSVGHDLPYLTGYLAMPLERLTMLVVRQDGDATLLIPRLEAPRVDPQPGVFELLPWNETEDPTAIVGGLAQGSTSVAVGDQMWARFLVELLPHLPNASFRRAVDVVGPLRMMKDRAEIDALAAAGAAVDRIAVELQAGRIPLVGRTEAEVSADLSARIIAEGHQKVNFAIVAAGENAASPHHHAGSRVIRENEIVLCDFGGTMNGYCSDITRCVFTGDVAPDVAEAYAVLREAQAASVAAATVGTPCEDVDRVGRAIIADAGYGEFFVHRTGHGIGLEEHEDPYIVEGNGLPLASGHAFSIEPGIYVPGKWGMRLEDIVVAGDDGPIPMNTVEHDLMSVG, encoded by the coding sequence GTGACCCAGATCTATCTCGACCGCCTCGCCCGTGTCCGTGCCGCCATGGCCGAGCAAGGGGTCGACACGCTGCTGTTGTCGGTGGGGCACGATCTGCCGTATCTCACGGGCTATCTCGCCATGCCGCTCGAACGGCTGACGATGTTGGTCGTGCGGCAGGACGGCGACGCGACGTTGCTGATCCCGCGTCTCGAGGCGCCTCGGGTCGATCCGCAGCCGGGCGTGTTCGAACTGCTGCCGTGGAACGAGACCGAGGATCCGACGGCGATCGTCGGGGGCCTCGCCCAGGGTTCGACCTCGGTGGCCGTGGGCGACCAGATGTGGGCTCGGTTCCTGGTCGAACTCCTGCCGCACCTGCCGAACGCCTCGTTCCGACGCGCAGTCGACGTGGTCGGTCCCCTCCGGATGATGAAGGACCGGGCCGAGATCGATGCGCTCGCCGCTGCCGGCGCCGCCGTCGATCGGATCGCGGTCGAGCTGCAGGCCGGGCGGATCCCCCTGGTCGGTCGGACCGAGGCCGAGGTGTCGGCCGACCTCTCGGCGCGCATCATCGCCGAAGGTCACCAGAAGGTGAACTTCGCGATCGTCGCCGCCGGCGAGAACGCCGCGAGTCCGCACCATCACGCCGGCTCGCGGGTGATCCGCGAGAACGAGATCGTGCTCTGTGACTTCGGCGGGACGATGAACGGGTACTGCTCCGACATCACGCGCTGCGTGTTCACCGGCGACGTCGCACCCGATGTGGCCGAGGCGTACGCCGTGCTGCGCGAGGCGCAGGCAGCGTCGGTCGCCGCGGCGACGGTCGGCACGCCCTGCGAAGACGTCGACCGGGTGGGTCGGGCCATCATCGCCGACGCCGGGTACGGCGAGTTCTTCGTGCACCGAACCGGCCACGGCATCGGGCTCGAAGAGCACGAGGATCCCTACATCGTCGAGGGCAACGGGTTGCCGCTGGCGTCCGGGCACGCGTTCAGCATCGAACCGGGGATCTACGTCCCCGGCAAGTGGGGGATGCGGCTCGAGGACATCGTCGTGGCCGGCGACGACGGCCCGATCCCGATGAACACGGTCGAGCACGATCTGATGTCGGTGGGCTGA
- a CDS encoding TetR/AcrR family transcriptional regulator, protein MSEPALDPRIERTRRVVLESTLDELAEVGYGALTIEGVARRAGVGKATMYRHWAGKLELVGDAVATLKQQVRAPDTDDHRERVTGLIRAVAETLSSSRFSACMPAIVDASERDESVRRMHHAASSVRREYTESVLDDARRAGHLPDDVDVPLLAQVLVGPLFVRRLMTAEPFPVEQVDQLVAMVLDPLWIASP, encoded by the coding sequence GTGAGCGAGCCGGCACTCGATCCACGTATCGAACGCACGCGGCGTGTGGTGCTCGAATCGACGCTCGACGAACTCGCCGAGGTGGGTTACGGCGCGCTGACCATCGAAGGTGTCGCCCGGCGTGCGGGCGTCGGCAAGGCGACGATGTACCGGCACTGGGCTGGGAAGCTCGAACTCGTCGGCGATGCCGTCGCGACCTTGAAGCAGCAGGTCCGTGCCCCCGACACCGACGACCATCGCGAGCGCGTCACCGGACTGATCCGGGCGGTCGCCGAGACCCTCTCGTCGTCGCGGTTCTCGGCGTGTATGCCGGCGATCGTCGATGCGAGTGAGCGTGACGAATCGGTGCGCCGCATGCACCATGCGGCGTCGTCGGTTCGACGCGAGTACACCGAGAGTGTGCTCGACGACGCCCGCCGCGCCGGTCACCTCCCCGACGACGTCGATGTCCCCCTGCTGGCGCAGGTCCTGGTCGGCCCGTTGTTCGTACGACGGCTGATGACCGCCGAGCCGTTCCCGGTCGAGCAGGTCGATCAGCTCGTCGCCATGGTGCTCGATCCGCTCTGGATCGCATCACCGTGA
- a CDS encoding MFS transporter, producing the protein MTQALLLHEQPEIHQRRWFLLGVMCLSLVMVVMSVSGINVALPSMQQSLDADATDLQWIVDSYAIVFAGLLLSAGAIGDRFGRKLALVGGLAVFAFGSLIGALADTSSMVIVSRAVAGIGAAFVMPATLSLVSAIFPPEERGKAIAIWAGFAGAGGALGPLVVGFLLTGWWVFPSFWWGAAFVVNVVAALAVLIAVALLSPRSRDDERTPLDPVGAALSLVGVAALLYGIIEGPAKGWGDSLVVGAFVLSVVTLAAFVRWELRIEHPMLPMQFFRDRRFATGSGVITFGFMVMFGFFFLITQYFQFVRGWSPLRAGIATLPFAITMIIMSPRSEGFVRRFGVNNVMAAGFTSISAGFAVLASMSTRTSYPIIVVGLVLLSAGMAVCMAPATGSIMSSVPLNKAGVGSAVNDTTRELGGALGIAILGSIVTSSYQARFDGGGSLPGDLGAVADESIGGAIGVARQIGGVEGAQLVERAGVAFTGAINTAFVVSAVISVIAGVIVFTTGRRAPLPAPDREPAASS; encoded by the coding sequence ATGACGCAGGCACTCCTCCTCCACGAACAACCCGAGATCCACCAGCGGCGCTGGTTCCTGCTCGGCGTGATGTGCCTCAGTCTGGTGATGGTCGTCATGTCGGTGTCTGGCATCAACGTCGCGTTGCCCTCGATGCAGCAGAGCCTCGATGCCGACGCGACCGATCTGCAGTGGATCGTCGATTCGTACGCGATCGTGTTCGCCGGCCTGCTCCTGTCGGCCGGAGCCATCGGCGACCGGTTCGGTCGCAAGCTGGCGCTCGTCGGTGGACTCGCGGTCTTCGCGTTCGGATCACTGATCGGTGCACTCGCCGACACGTCCAGCATGGTGATCGTCTCCCGAGCGGTGGCCGGTATCGGTGCCGCGTTCGTGATGCCGGCGACCCTCAGCCTGGTGTCGGCGATCTTCCCGCCGGAGGAGCGGGGCAAGGCGATCGCGATCTGGGCGGGTTTCGCCGGAGCCGGCGGCGCCCTCGGGCCGCTGGTCGTGGGCTTCCTGCTCACCGGATGGTGGGTGTTCCCGTCGTTCTGGTGGGGAGCGGCCTTCGTCGTGAACGTCGTCGCGGCACTGGCGGTGCTGATCGCGGTCGCGTTGCTCTCGCCGCGCAGCCGGGACGACGAACGGACACCGCTCGACCCGGTCGGAGCGGCGCTCTCGCTCGTCGGCGTCGCGGCCTTGCTCTACGGCATCATCGAGGGCCCGGCCAAGGGATGGGGAGACTCGCTCGTCGTCGGAGCGTTCGTGCTCTCGGTGGTGACCCTCGCCGCCTTCGTCCGGTGGGAGCTGCGCATCGAACACCCGATGCTGCCGATGCAGTTCTTCCGCGACCGTCGCTTCGCGACCGGGAGCGGTGTGATCACGTTCGGTTTCATGGTGATGTTCGGGTTCTTCTTCCTGATCACCCAGTACTTCCAGTTCGTACGGGGCTGGTCGCCGCTGCGGGCCGGCATCGCGACCCTGCCGTTCGCGATCACCATGATCATCATGTCGCCGCGGAGCGAGGGCTTCGTCCGGCGGTTCGGTGTCAACAACGTGATGGCGGCCGGCTTCACGTCGATCTCGGCCGGGTTCGCCGTGCTGGCGTCGATGTCCACCCGCACGTCCTATCCGATCATCGTCGTCGGTCTCGTGCTGCTGTCGGCCGGCATGGCCGTCTGTATGGCGCCGGCGACCGGGTCGATCATGTCGTCGGTGCCGCTCAACAAGGCCGGGGTGGGGTCGGCGGTCAACGACACGACACGCGAACTCGGCGGAGCCCTCGGGATCGCGATCCTCGGCAGCATCGTCACGTCGAGCTATCAGGCCCGGTTCGACGGTGGGGGCAGCCTGCCGGGTGACCTGGGAGCGGTCGCCGACGAATCGATCGGTGGGGCGATCGGCGTCGCTCGCCAGATCGGCGGTGTCGAGGGAGCACAACTCGTCGAACGGGCCGGCGTGGCCTTCACGGGAGCGATCAACACCGCGTTCGTGGTGTCGGCCGTCATCTCCGTCATCGCCGGCGTCATCGTGTTCACCACGGGGCGCCGCGCCCCGCTCCCCGCGCCCGACCGTGAGCCGGCCGCGTCGTCGTGA